One genomic segment of Polyodon spathula isolate WHYD16114869_AA chromosome 17, ASM1765450v1, whole genome shotgun sequence includes these proteins:
- the LOC121330361 gene encoding galanin peptides-like isoform X1: protein MLQKCVGFLCISLVLCSTLSETFGRVLSAKEKRGWTLNSAGYLLGPRRIDQLLLIKDMPSARGKEEPQGSYAVDNHRSLSDKHGLPGKREQQIDDDIKSGALRIADENVIRTVMDFLSYLRLKEIGALDDLPTSEEGTQP, encoded by the exons ATGCTTCAGAAGTGTGTCGGGTTTCTGTGTATCTCTTTAGTCCTCTGTTCCACCCTTTCTGAGACTTTCGGACGGGTTCTTTCG GCAAAAGAAAAGAGGGGCTGGACACTTAATAGTGCGGGCTATCTACTGGGACCGC GTCGTATTGATCAGCTTTTACTGATAAAGGATATGCCCAGTGCAAGGGGGAAAGAAGAGCCACAAGGGAGCT ATGCTGTTGACAATCACAGATCTTTAAGTGATAAGCATGGTCTGCCAGGCAAGCGTGAGCAGCAGATTGACGATGACATTAAATCAG GTGCTCTAAGAATAGCAGATGAAAATGTAATACGGACCGTGATGGACTTTTTGTCCTACTTGCGGCTGAAAG aaaTTGGAGCACTAGATGATCTACCCACATCAGAAGAAGGAACTCAACCATAA
- the LOC121330361 gene encoding galanin peptides-like isoform X2 — protein MLQKCVGFLCISLVLCSTLSETFGRVLSAKEKRGWTLNSAGYLLGPHAVDNHRSLSDKHGLPGKREQQIDDDIKSGALRIADENVIRTVMDFLSYLRLKEIGALDDLPTSEEGTQP, from the exons ATGCTTCAGAAGTGTGTCGGGTTTCTGTGTATCTCTTTAGTCCTCTGTTCCACCCTTTCTGAGACTTTCGGACGGGTTCTTTCG GCAAAAGAAAAGAGGGGCTGGACACTTAATAGTGCGGGCTATCTACTGGGACCGC ATGCTGTTGACAATCACAGATCTTTAAGTGATAAGCATGGTCTGCCAGGCAAGCGTGAGCAGCAGATTGACGATGACATTAAATCAG GTGCTCTAAGAATAGCAGATGAAAATGTAATACGGACCGTGATGGACTTTTTGTCCTACTTGCGGCTGAAAG aaaTTGGAGCACTAGATGATCTACCCACATCAGAAGAAGGAACTCAACCATAA